Proteins encoded in a region of the Mycobacterium branderi genome:
- a CDS encoding FAD-binding protein, translating to MSSQIPATVNADEVSAWSDDVDVAVIGFGIAGGCAAVSAAAAGARVLVLERAAAAGGTTAMAGGHFYLGGGTAVQQATGHPDSPEEMYKYLVAVSRQPDHEKIRAYCEGSVEHFNWLEDLGFQFERSYYPEKAVIQPNTEGLMYTGNEKVWPFCEQAVPAPRGHKVPVPGDTEGAKLVIDLLLKRAENLGVQIRYETGATGLVVNEAGAVTGVTWKQFAETGAVRAKSVIIAAGGFVMNPEMVAKYTPKLAEKPFVLGNTYDDGLGIRLGVSVGGATQHMDQIFITAPAYPPSILLTGIIVNKLGKRFVAEDSYHSRTSGFVMDQPDSAAFLIVDEAHMERPQVPLVPLIDGWETVPEMEAALGIPSGNLVATLDRYNEFAARGEDPDFHKQPEFLAPQDKGPWGAFDLSLGKAMYAGFTIGGLATSVDGQVLREDGSVVPGLYAVGACASNIAQDGKGYASGTQLGEGSFFGRRAGAHAATANPRM from the coding sequence ATGAGCAGTCAGATACCTGCAACGGTCAACGCGGACGAGGTGTCGGCGTGGTCGGATGACGTCGACGTGGCGGTGATCGGGTTTGGCATCGCCGGTGGCTGCGCGGCGGTGAGCGCGGCCGCCGCCGGCGCACGGGTGTTGGTGCTGGAGCGGGCCGCGGCGGCCGGCGGCACCACGGCGATGGCGGGCGGGCACTTCTATCTGGGCGGCGGAACTGCGGTCCAGCAGGCGACAGGTCACCCCGATTCGCCCGAGGAGATGTACAAGTATCTGGTCGCCGTGTCACGCCAGCCCGACCACGAGAAGATCCGCGCCTACTGCGAGGGCAGCGTGGAGCACTTCAACTGGTTGGAGGACTTGGGTTTTCAGTTCGAGCGCAGTTACTACCCGGAGAAGGCGGTGATCCAGCCCAACACCGAGGGGCTGATGTACACCGGCAACGAGAAGGTATGGCCGTTTTGCGAGCAGGCGGTGCCGGCCCCGCGCGGTCACAAGGTGCCGGTGCCCGGCGACACCGAAGGGGCCAAGCTGGTGATCGACCTGCTGCTCAAGCGCGCCGAAAACCTCGGCGTGCAGATTCGGTACGAAACCGGTGCGACCGGTTTGGTGGTTAACGAGGCCGGCGCGGTGACCGGCGTGACTTGGAAGCAGTTCGCCGAAACCGGTGCGGTGCGGGCCAAGTCGGTGATCATCGCCGCGGGCGGGTTTGTGATGAACCCGGAGATGGTGGCCAAGTACACGCCGAAGTTGGCCGAAAAGCCCTTCGTGCTGGGCAACACCTACGACGACGGGCTGGGTATCCGGTTGGGGGTATCGGTCGGCGGTGCTACCCAGCATATGGATCAGATCTTCATCACCGCGCCCGCGTACCCACCGTCGATCCTGTTGACCGGGATCATCGTCAACAAACTGGGCAAGCGTTTTGTCGCCGAGGACTCCTACCATTCGCGCACTTCGGGTTTCGTGATGGACCAACCCGACAGCGCGGCGTTCCTGATCGTCGACGAGGCTCACATGGAGCGGCCCCAGGTGCCGCTGGTGCCGTTGATCGACGGCTGGGAGACGGTACCGGAAATGGAAGCGGCGCTTGGTATTCCGTCTGGCAACCTGGTGGCGACACTGGATCGTTACAACGAGTTCGCGGCCCGCGGCGAGGATCCCGATTTTCACAAGCAGCCGGAATTCCTTGCGCCGCAAGATAAAGGGCCATGGGGGGCGTTCGACCTGTCGCTGGGCAAAGCCATGTACGCCGGGTTCACCATCGGCGGGTTGGCGACGTCGGTGGACGGTCAGGTACTGCGTGAGGACGGCAGCGTCGTGCCCGGGCTGTACGCGGTCGGCGCGTGCGCATCCAACATCGCCCAGGACGGCAAGGGATACGCCAGCGGCACGCAATTGGGCGAAGGATCGTTCTTCGGCCGCCGCGCCGGCGCGCACGCCGCGACCGCTAATCCGCGAATGTGA
- a CDS encoding VOC family protein: protein MSLSVESPVQIAWVTHDLDATEMALTGLLGVKKWFRMPEVHFAPDACSYYGKPADFVASISLSYLGDMQLELIHPVRGPNIYSDFLRDSGPGLHHICVEADNPEHFAAMVAAATGHDATVAQEGMMPGGMRFAYVSAPHAGVPFIEIAHISDEIRQFFDYIKQEQR, encoded by the coding sequence ATGAGCCTTTCCGTCGAGTCTCCGGTGCAGATCGCCTGGGTGACGCACGACCTGGACGCCACCGAAATGGCTCTCACCGGCCTGTTAGGCGTCAAGAAGTGGTTCCGGATGCCCGAGGTGCACTTTGCGCCCGACGCCTGCAGCTACTACGGCAAGCCCGCCGACTTCGTCGCCAGTATCTCGCTTAGCTATCTCGGTGACATGCAGCTGGAACTGATCCATCCGGTTCGTGGCCCTAACATCTATAGTGACTTTCTGCGGGACAGCGGGCCGGGTCTGCACCACATCTGCGTCGAGGCGGACAACCCCGAACACTTTGCCGCGATGGTGGCCGCGGCAACCGGGCACGACGCCACCGTGGCGCAGGAGGGCATGATGCCGGGCGGTATGCGCTTCGCCTACGTGTCTGCGCCGCACGCCGGTGTGCCGTTCATCGAGATCGCCCACATCAGCGACGAGATCCGCCAGTTCTTCGACTACATCAAACAGGAGCAACGGTGA
- a CDS encoding TetR/AcrR family transcriptional regulator — protein MSTRRESRERIETQIIELGRRHLVDRGAAGLSLRAIARELGMVSSAVYRYVASRDQLLAMLLADARSDLADAVDRARDAMPELWSDDVIAIAHAARGWALAHPAGWALLYGSPAPGYPAATDDTPPSNRVVGALLDAVAAGITTGDIVLTNNLAPQPMSTDFERLRHQFGFPGDDSVVAKCLVIWAGVVGAISLEVYGATKLTDPRAVFDAQVRLLVGMLTQH, from the coding sequence ATGAGCACACGGCGCGAGTCGCGGGAGCGGATCGAGACCCAGATCATCGAACTCGGCCGTCGCCACCTGGTGGACCGGGGTGCGGCCGGGTTGTCGCTGCGTGCGATCGCCCGCGAGCTGGGCATGGTGTCCTCGGCGGTCTACCGATACGTCGCGAGCCGCGACCAGTTGCTGGCGATGCTGCTGGCCGATGCCCGATCCGATCTCGCCGACGCCGTGGACCGGGCCCGCGATGCGATGCCCGAGCTGTGGAGCGACGACGTCATCGCGATTGCGCATGCTGCCCGCGGCTGGGCCCTTGCCCATCCCGCCGGCTGGGCACTGCTGTACGGCAGCCCCGCGCCCGGCTACCCCGCGGCGACCGACGACACCCCGCCGAGCAACCGGGTGGTCGGTGCATTGCTCGACGCCGTCGCGGCCGGAATCACCACCGGCGACATCGTCTTGACGAATAACCTTGCGCCGCAGCCGATGTCAACTGATTTCGAAAGGCTGCGCCACCAGTTCGGTTTTCCCGGCGACGATTCCGTCGTCGCCAAGTGTCTGGTGATCTGGGCCGGCGTGGTTGGCGCGATCAGCCTGGAGGTATACGGCGCAACGAAGCTGACCGACCCGCGGGCGGTGTTCGACGCGCAGGTGCGACTGCTGGTCGGCATGCTCACCCAGCATTGA
- a CDS encoding Rv1815 family serine proteinase, translating into MLTATVLAAGLPPTKARAEPVQVFPGMEIHQGNHLCTLGYVDPAYHIAFTAGHCRGDGPVTDKDNNVIGNLATFRDNTPNGATVATDQEITDYESIVLAGDVAANNVLPGGRPLQSDPGLTVKPGDPVCHFGVVTGESCGTVESVNNGWFTMGNGVVTQKGDSGGPVYLSGAGPARMVGIFNSTWGDLPAAVSWRVTSQQVLEDVGGQPGPA; encoded by the coding sequence ATGCTCACCGCCACCGTGCTGGCGGCCGGTTTGCCGCCGACGAAGGCCAGAGCCGAGCCGGTGCAGGTGTTTCCAGGCATGGAGATCCACCAGGGCAATCATCTGTGCACGCTCGGCTACGTCGACCCGGCGTACCACATCGCGTTCACCGCCGGCCATTGCCGAGGTGACGGCCCGGTGACCGACAAGGACAACAACGTCATCGGCAACCTCGCGACGTTCCGCGACAACACGCCGAACGGCGCGACGGTGGCCACCGACCAGGAAATTACCGATTACGAGTCGATTGTGCTGGCCGGCGACGTCGCGGCGAACAACGTGCTGCCCGGCGGGCGCCCGCTGCAGTCCGACCCGGGACTGACGGTCAAACCCGGCGACCCGGTCTGCCATTTCGGGGTCGTCACGGGCGAAAGCTGCGGGACCGTCGAGAGCGTCAACAACGGCTGGTTCACCATGGGCAACGGGGTGGTCACCCAGAAGGGCGATTCGGGCGGACCCGTGTATCTCAGTGGCGCTGGCCCCGCCCGGATGGTCGGGATATTCAACAGCACCTGGGGTGATTTGCCCGCGGCGGTGTCCTGGCGGGTCACGTCGCAGCAGGTGCTCGAGGATGTCGGGGGACAACCGGGACCCGCGTAA
- a CDS encoding LysM peptidoglycan-binding domain-containing protein, with the protein MGDTLTEGQKLVKGESLTSNNGAYTLTLQDDGNLVLASRGKAIWSTGTNGQDVVRAEVQRDGNFVVYTADKPVWASNTKGKKNVKLVLQDDRNLVLYSGDQAAWSTKTETDAPPPPEPEAAQVTPAAEEPTPAPAPEPEPAPEPEPAARTYTVESGDTLWAIAERFYGDGSKYQAIADASGISNPDLIQPGQVLTIP; encoded by the coding sequence GTGGGAGACACGCTCACCGAAGGACAAAAGCTCGTTAAGGGAGAATCGCTCACTTCGAACAACGGTGCCTACACGCTGACCTTGCAAGACGACGGCAACCTGGTGCTGGCGTCGCGCGGCAAGGCGATCTGGTCGACGGGTACCAACGGCCAGGACGTGGTGCGCGCCGAGGTGCAGCGAGACGGCAACTTCGTTGTCTACACCGCCGACAAGCCGGTGTGGGCCAGCAACACCAAGGGCAAGAAGAACGTCAAGCTCGTTCTGCAGGACGACCGCAACCTGGTGCTGTACTCCGGCGACCAAGCGGCCTGGTCGACCAAGACCGAGACCGACGCGCCGCCGCCACCGGAACCCGAAGCCGCCCAGGTGACACCCGCCGCCGAAGAGCCCACCCCCGCCCCGGCGCCGGAACCCGAGCCGGCCCCGGAGCCCGAGCCGGCTGCGCGGACCTACACCGTGGAATCCGGCGACACGCTGTGGGCCATCGCCGAGCGCTTCTACGGCGACGGCAGCAAATACCAGGCGATCGCCGACGCCAGCGGGATCTCCAACCCCGACCTGATTCAGCCCGGACAGGTGCTGACCATTCCCTGA
- a CDS encoding sterol desaturase family protein, whose amino-acid sequence MNAIADFLSALPEQMRDPVLFAIPFFLLLLILEWTAARKLEQIERADRPASGAYLTRDSWASISMGLVSVATTAGWKFVALLGYAAIYAYVAPWHLSPTRWYTWAIAILGVDLLYYCYHRIAHRVRLIWATHQAHHSSRYFNFATALRQKWNNSGEILMWIPLPLLGIPPWMVFVSFSVNLIYQFWVHTERIDRMWRPFEFVFNTPSHHRVHHGMDPEYLDKNYGGILIIWDRLFGSFQAEMFRPHYGLTKQVDTFNIWKLQTHEYIAIARDFRSATRLRDRLGYVFGPPGWEPAR is encoded by the coding sequence GTGAATGCGATCGCCGATTTCCTCTCGGCGCTGCCGGAGCAGATGCGCGACCCGGTGCTGTTCGCGATTCCGTTTTTCCTTCTGCTGCTGATCCTCGAGTGGACCGCGGCGCGCAAACTCGAGCAAATCGAGCGGGCCGACAGACCCGCGTCGGGCGCCTACCTCACCCGCGATTCGTGGGCGAGCATCTCGATGGGGCTGGTGTCGGTGGCGACCACCGCCGGGTGGAAGTTTGTGGCCCTGCTCGGCTATGCCGCCATCTACGCGTATGTTGCGCCCTGGCACTTGTCGCCAACCCGCTGGTATACCTGGGCGATCGCGATCCTCGGGGTCGATCTGCTGTATTACTGCTATCACCGAATCGCCCACCGGGTCCGGCTGATCTGGGCCACCCACCAGGCGCACCATTCCAGCCGGTACTTCAACTTCGCCACTGCGCTTCGCCAGAAATGGAACAACAGCGGTGAGATCCTAATGTGGATTCCCTTGCCGCTCTTGGGAATTCCACCTTGGATGGTGTTCGTCAGCTTTTCGGTCAACCTGATCTACCAGTTCTGGGTGCACACCGAGCGGATCGACCGGATGTGGCGGCCTTTCGAATTCGTGTTCAACACCCCGTCGCACCATCGGGTGCATCACGGAATGGACCCGGAATACCTGGACAAGAACTACGGCGGGATCCTGATCATCTGGGACCGGCTCTTCGGCAGCTTCCAGGCGGAGATGTTCCGCCCGCACTACGGACTGACCAAGCAAGTCGACACGTTCAACATCTGGAAGCTGCAGACCCACGAATATATCGCGATCGCCCGCGATTTCCGGTCAGCGACCAGGTTGCGCGATCGACTGGGTTATGTGTTCGGGCCACCGGGCTGGGAGCCGGCGCGTTAA
- a CDS encoding MgtC/SapB family protein — protein sequence MQTLSIADFALRLAVGVGCGALIGLERQWRARMAGLRTNALVATGSTLFVLYAVATNDNSPTRVASYVVSGVGFLGGGVILRHGFNVQGLNTAATLWCSAAVGVLAAAGHLLFALIATGTIVGIHLLGRPLGHLIDRDNVVEQDEDQQPYQLQLVCRRKSEKYARAQIVQRTSSNDLTLRGIHTGRAADDNITLTAYLLADGHAPARLEQLVAELSLQPGVYAVHWYAGDQSEPMPPAAQSN from the coding sequence ATGCAGACGCTGAGCATCGCCGACTTTGCGTTGCGGTTGGCCGTGGGTGTGGGCTGCGGCGCGCTGATCGGGCTCGAACGCCAGTGGCGGGCGCGGATGGCGGGCTTGCGGACCAATGCATTGGTGGCCACCGGGTCAACCTTGTTCGTGCTCTACGCCGTCGCCACCAACGACAACAGTCCCACCCGGGTCGCCTCCTACGTGGTGTCGGGCGTCGGCTTTCTCGGCGGCGGGGTCATCCTGCGGCATGGGTTCAACGTGCAGGGGCTCAATACCGCTGCGACGCTGTGGTGTTCGGCGGCGGTGGGTGTGCTTGCCGCTGCCGGGCACTTGTTGTTCGCCCTGATCGCCACCGGAACCATCGTCGGCATCCATCTGCTGGGGCGCCCGCTCGGACACCTGATCGACCGCGACAACGTCGTCGAACAAGACGAAGACCAGCAGCCTTATCAGCTTCAGCTGGTCTGTCGCCGCAAGTCGGAAAAGTATGCGCGCGCCCAGATCGTGCAGCGAACCAGCAGCAACGATCTCACCCTGCGCGGAATTCACACCGGGCGTGCCGCCGACGACAACATCACGCTGACCGCTTACCTGTTGGCCGACGGACACGCGCCGGCCCGGCTTGAGCAGCTTGTCGCCGAGTTGTCGCTGCAGCCGGGCGTCTACGCGGTGCACTGGTACGCCGGCGACCAGAGTGAGCCCATGCCGCCTGCGGCCCAATCGAATTAG
- a CDS encoding PPE family protein gives MDFGALPPELNSARIYAGPGAGSMVAAAAAWDSLAAELRSAAAGYGSAIAGLTGQAWQGPSSAAMAAAAAPYAAWMNATAAQAEQTATQARAAAAAYETAFAAMVPPPLIAANRSQLASLVATNLFGQNTVAIAATEAHYSEMWAQDAAAMYSYAGQSAAASRVTPFSAAPQTTNPGGLAAQATAVGQAAGAGAGTHTQAALSHVVSTVPQALQSMASPAAADPPSFSQLSSYIEAIPKLILPANDVLITVIYALVQGVRAVQSGAVAASGSLAAGLGSTTSVAGVGAAAASAASTVSAGVGQAGLVGALSVPPSWAAATPTIRLAASVLQGSGLGAAPAVVAEGTGGLFSQLALAGMAGSAVGAAAPKAVSGSVGKVGRPTSDNDGKTPEKLKRVLAEMSQAPESVQHWHTNEAQLESLLAQLSAKPGVHAVHVKKGKPPTSRSI, from the coding sequence CTGGATTTCGGAGCACTTCCGCCTGAGCTCAACTCAGCACGGATCTACGCCGGCCCCGGCGCGGGTTCGATGGTGGCCGCGGCGGCGGCCTGGGATAGTTTAGCCGCTGAATTGCGTTCGGCCGCAGCAGGTTACGGCTCAGCGATCGCCGGGCTGACAGGCCAGGCGTGGCAGGGCCCGTCGTCGGCGGCGATGGCGGCCGCGGCCGCGCCGTACGCCGCGTGGATGAACGCCACCGCGGCCCAGGCCGAGCAGACCGCCACCCAGGCCAGAGCAGCGGCGGCCGCATACGAGACCGCGTTCGCCGCGATGGTGCCGCCGCCGCTGATCGCCGCCAACCGCAGCCAGCTCGCATCGCTGGTCGCGACCAACCTTTTCGGCCAGAACACCGTGGCGATCGCCGCGACCGAGGCGCACTACAGCGAAATGTGGGCCCAGGACGCCGCCGCGATGTACAGCTATGCCGGGCAGTCCGCCGCCGCCTCACGGGTGACGCCGTTCAGCGCAGCGCCGCAGACCACCAATCCCGGCGGGTTGGCCGCCCAGGCCACTGCCGTCGGCCAGGCCGCCGGCGCCGGGGCGGGTACCCACACCCAGGCCGCGCTCTCCCACGTGGTCTCCACCGTGCCGCAGGCGCTGCAAAGCATGGCGTCGCCCGCGGCCGCCGACCCGCCGTCGTTCTCACAGCTCAGCTCCTATATCGAGGCGATACCCAAGCTGATCCTGCCGGCCAACGACGTCCTGATCACCGTGATATACGCGCTGGTCCAGGGAGTGCGGGCCGTCCAGTCCGGGGCGGTGGCAGCGTCGGGTTCGCTGGCGGCGGGCCTCGGTTCGACGACGTCCGTCGCCGGCGTCGGTGCGGCGGCCGCTTCGGCCGCGTCGACGGTCTCGGCGGGCGTGGGCCAGGCGGGCCTCGTCGGCGCGTTGTCGGTACCGCCCAGCTGGGCCGCGGCCACCCCGACGATCCGGCTGGCGGCCAGCGTTTTGCAGGGCAGCGGCCTGGGCGCCGCTCCGGCGGTGGTCGCCGAGGGCACGGGCGGCCTGTTCAGCCAGCTGGCCCTGGCCGGCATGGCGGGCAGCGCCGTCGGGGCGGCGGCGCCCAAAGCGGTCAGCGGATCCGTCGGGAAAGTCGGACGCCCGACGTCGGACAACGACGGGAAAACACCCGAGAAGCTCAAGCGCGTCCTTGCCGAGATGTCTCAGGCGCCGGAGTCGGTGCAGCACTGGCACACCAATGAGGCACAGCTGGAGAGTCTGCTCGCGCAATTGTCGGCGAAGCCGGGCGTGCATGCCGTGCATGTGAAGAAGGGCAAGCCGCCCACATCACGGTCGATCTAG
- a CDS encoding PPE family protein, with product MDFGALMPEINSGRMYAGPGAGPLIAAAAAWDALAAELSTTASAYQSIIEGLVSGSWHGPTAASMAAAVAPYVSWMSASAAQAEQTANQARAAVAAYETAFAATVPPPVIAANRSLLASLIATNILGQNTPAIAATEFHYAEMWAQDAAAMYGYAGSSAAASQLTPFTQPPHTTNAAGMAAQSAAVAKAAATTGVNAQSTLSQLVSTTPQALQNLTSPMAAAAAPAQSSVTSLLDFITGPTSPLSYFPIGGVPYLLAFQNVLLPMAGQNLAGALAKASAGPASSALLAGELGAGTHALGATTGIAPSVSAGIGQAGLVGKLSVPPGWASAAPAIRPAAFVLPSASLEAAPAAAMADGSGGLFSQMAVSSLAGRAVAGTGGSVTRSVGGAAGSLGGADTATTATIIVIPELDE from the coding sequence ATGGATTTCGGAGCGTTGATGCCGGAGATCAACTCCGGGCGCATGTACGCCGGTCCAGGAGCAGGTCCGCTGATCGCCGCCGCCGCTGCCTGGGACGCGCTGGCCGCCGAATTGAGTACGACGGCGTCGGCCTACCAGTCGATCATCGAGGGTCTGGTCAGCGGTTCGTGGCACGGGCCGACGGCGGCATCGATGGCGGCGGCGGTCGCGCCATACGTGTCGTGGATGAGCGCCAGCGCGGCGCAGGCCGAGCAGACCGCCAACCAGGCCAGAGCGGCGGTTGCCGCCTATGAGACGGCGTTCGCGGCCACGGTTCCCCCGCCGGTGATCGCCGCCAACCGCAGCCTGCTGGCGTCGCTCATCGCGACCAACATCCTGGGACAAAACACCCCGGCCATCGCCGCCACCGAATTCCACTACGCCGAGATGTGGGCGCAGGATGCCGCCGCGATGTACGGCTACGCCGGCTCGTCGGCGGCCGCAAGTCAGCTGACGCCGTTCACCCAGCCGCCGCACACCACCAACGCGGCGGGCATGGCCGCCCAGTCCGCAGCAGTTGCCAAAGCCGCCGCTACCACCGGTGTAAACGCGCAATCGACGCTGTCCCAACTGGTTTCGACAACGCCGCAGGCGCTGCAGAACCTTACCTCGCCCATGGCCGCGGCAGCCGCGCCGGCGCAATCATCGGTCACGTCGCTGCTGGACTTCATCACCGGGCCAACATCACCGCTGTCGTATTTCCCGATTGGCGGCGTGCCCTATCTGTTGGCCTTCCAGAACGTCCTGCTGCCGATGGCCGGGCAGAATCTTGCCGGCGCGTTGGCCAAGGCGTCGGCAGGTCCCGCGAGCAGCGCGCTGCTGGCCGGCGAACTCGGCGCCGGCACCCACGCGCTGGGCGCCACCACTGGTATCGCGCCCTCGGTGTCGGCAGGTATAGGGCAGGCAGGGCTCGTCGGCAAGCTGTCGGTGCCACCGGGTTGGGCCAGCGCCGCGCCGGCAATCCGGCCGGCGGCGTTCGTGCTGCCCAGCGCCAGCCTCGAAGCCGCGCCCGCCGCTGCCATGGCCGACGGCTCCGGCGGCCTGTTCAGCCAGATGGCCGTGTCGAGCCTGGCCGGGCGGGCCGTGGCAGGTACCGGCGGCAGCGTCACCCGTTCTGTCGGCGGCGCTGCCGGATCCCTGGGCGGCGCGGATACCGCGACGACGGCGACCATCATCGTGATACCGGAGCTGGACGAATGA
- a CDS encoding DUF732 domain-containing protein: MKKLLLVLGASAAIGLAPPAYGNPGDDGGDDAGFLAALQQVGIRYPNPAGAVGAGRAVCGCLNNGESGLELVHDVKTHNPGFTMEDASDFAMISAKYYCPQQLSKG; encoded by the coding sequence ATGAAAAAGCTGCTTTTGGTACTCGGCGCTTCTGCCGCGATCGGCCTGGCCCCACCGGCATACGGCAACCCGGGTGACGACGGTGGCGACGACGCCGGCTTCCTGGCTGCTCTGCAACAAGTCGGCATTCGCTATCCCAACCCTGCTGGAGCCGTTGGTGCCGGCAGAGCGGTATGTGGGTGCTTGAACAACGGCGAGTCGGGGCTGGAGTTGGTCCACGACGTGAAAACCCACAACCCCGGGTTCACGATGGAGGACGCATCCGATTTCGCCATGATTTCAGCGAAATACTATTGCCCACAACAACTCTCGAAGGGCTGA
- a CDS encoding PPE family protein, with amino-acid sequence MFYAALPPEINSGRIYSGPGSASMRAAAVAWDGLAAELQSSAVSYSSVVSSLTSGPWLGPSALSMAAAVTPYLTWMQATAAQAAEAAAQATAAATAYEAAFAAHVPPAEIAANRSQLASLMATNIFGQNTPAIAATEAQYGEMWAQDALAMDSYAASSAAATKLTPFTAAPQTTNAGGVAGQAAAVAQAASTPAGGVQSLLSAADPLTTGDPLLQWLANLSTDYTSTINGMLNGLFGSSGASTITGLINAVKSPVSAFTSVFNPIGLLVNFPVSQFLKFAPAPAYGALPKDALGGGLFGPWYGRGWLTSSVSASMGNAGTLAGNLSVPPTWATATPAIRTVAAALSAAAPDAVPAAAVAQGELLSSLPLAGMLGSAVGSGAPTTFTRAGARSRLKPLKDLKDSHSPEQLQRLVAQISEKPESVQHHTVDQDGLDSLLEQLAKKPGVHAVHLSTGKSDKPKVVPDAQFG; translated from the coding sequence ATGTTCTACGCAGCGCTTCCGCCGGAGATCAACTCGGGCAGGATCTACAGCGGTCCGGGGTCGGCGTCGATGCGGGCCGCCGCCGTCGCCTGGGACGGGCTGGCGGCCGAGCTTCAGTCCAGCGCCGTTTCCTATTCGTCGGTGGTTTCGAGCCTTACCAGCGGGCCATGGCTGGGCCCGTCAGCATTGTCGATGGCGGCCGCGGTCACACCGTATCTGACCTGGATGCAGGCCACCGCCGCACAGGCTGCCGAAGCTGCGGCGCAGGCTACCGCCGCAGCAACCGCGTATGAGGCGGCGTTCGCCGCGCATGTGCCGCCGGCGGAGATCGCGGCGAACCGCAGCCAACTGGCGTCGCTGATGGCGACCAACATTTTCGGTCAGAACACCCCGGCGATCGCGGCCACCGAGGCCCAATACGGCGAGATGTGGGCCCAGGATGCCCTTGCGATGGACAGCTACGCCGCGTCGTCGGCAGCCGCGACCAAGCTCACGCCGTTCACCGCGGCGCCGCAGACCACCAATGCGGGCGGGGTAGCAGGCCAGGCCGCCGCGGTGGCCCAAGCTGCCAGCACCCCGGCCGGCGGCGTGCAGTCGCTTCTGTCAGCAGCCGACCCGCTGACGACGGGCGACCCGCTGCTGCAGTGGCTGGCAAATCTTTCCACCGACTACACATCGACCATCAACGGCATGCTCAACGGCCTCTTTGGGTCAAGCGGGGCATCGACGATCACCGGCCTGATCAACGCCGTAAAAAGTCCGGTCAGCGCCTTCACCTCGGTGTTCAACCCCATCGGGCTCCTGGTCAACTTCCCGGTGTCGCAGTTCCTCAAGTTCGCCCCCGCCCCGGCGTACGGCGCGCTACCGAAAGACGCGCTGGGCGGCGGCCTTTTTGGGCCGTGGTATGGCCGCGGCTGGCTGACCAGCTCGGTGTCGGCGAGCATGGGCAACGCCGGCACATTGGCCGGAAACCTGTCAGTCCCGCCGACGTGGGCCACGGCCACCCCGGCCATCAGGACTGTCGCTGCCGCGTTATCGGCCGCCGCGCCGGACGCCGTGCCCGCGGCCGCAGTGGCCCAGGGCGAGCTGCTCAGTTCGCTACCGCTGGCGGGCATGCTGGGTAGCGCGGTCGGCTCCGGGGCTCCGACCACTTTCACTCGTGCCGGCGCGCGAAGCCGTCTGAAGCCGCTCAAAGATCTCAAAGACAGCCACTCGCCGGAACAATTGCAACGCCTGGTCGCACAAATATCGGAAAAGCCCGAAAGCGTGCAGCACCACACTGTCGACCAAGACGGCCTCGACAGTCTGCTCGAGCAGCTGGCGAAGAAGCCCGGCGTGCACGCGGTGCACCTGTCCACTGGCAAAAGCGACAAACCCAAGGTTGTGCCGGATGCGCAGTTTGGCTAG